Part of the Quercus lobata isolate SW786 chromosome 6, ValleyOak3.0 Primary Assembly, whole genome shotgun sequence genome, CAAGCCTTGCATCTGTGGAGATAGGAAAATCTCTATGAGCCCAATTGTATGTATCCCGTTTGTGGCAGCCTCAGGGAACTAGCATACTCTATCCATGACTGAGTTTCATAGACTGCTCTGTAATTTACTATTATATGAGATGAGAGAATACAACATTATTGTATTATCAGAGTATTGTATaacgatttaaaaaaaaaaaaaaattaagtgtaTGTATGCTAACTTATTTATGAAACAATGAGTGTGAAGCtcaattttagttatttaaatttgtatCTGTAATTGTTCCCCATATCCCTAGATTAGATCCTCAAATCAAAGTACAACTTATGTTTAACTCTTTATTTACAGAACTTATGTAGGTTGTAcatcattatttaaaattttgcaaaaagctttttttttttttttttttggttaaaaaatttgcaaaatgtTATAGTACTTGGTTTTAATAAgatgtattataaaataataaagagtgATACGGAgggtgtattataaaaatgaatCATTAAAGTAGAAAAGAAGTTTTTGAAGAGGTAAAATCTAACTGAATTATAGAAATCTGAATATAAAAGCTTTTAGAGCATTTCTATCagtttatctaaatttttgtattgtttggacAGTGAACAGTAACATTTATCTTTTAtctatttactttttcaaatacacttttcaaaaaattctctatcattttctctatctcatttaaatattatttcttcatttgttttttatttttttttaatcatcatttattATTCCTACGTTCATTCCCAACAACTAaatttttcaatgagaagtattatatccataatattttttgcaatactttcacaagaatcacaacaaaatcttatgtagaaaattattattagttctaatttgaacccaccactaaaattatttttttactcaccaatattagctaataataatctattacttaagatttattgtgaaaatattgtggtaacatttcttattctttatattatctGTCCTTTCTTAATTTCATCTatacatttcttttcttttttttctttttttattctcttgttTTTTCCCCACCACACACGTATCCCACTCCTATCTCTATcctcccttctttttctttttctacttgattccagatcactctctctctctctctctctctccttttcctttttgtacttgattCTAGAACATTCTCTAGCTCTCTATGTGataagaaacagagaaagaacaaGTGAGAGATATCTTGCTTTCTCCACCATTGATCGAAGGACACAGGCAGGCGCAGAATCAATGTTCACTGTGTCAAGCCACGCCTTCCGCTCTACCGTTGCTCGTCTTCCTCCCCAACGCAACCCAGATGGGTTAGATGgcttctgtctttttttttttcttttattgctatgatttgatcaaattttaagattgtgtttttgagtttctattttgattatgcttgagTTTAGAAATGTTTAAGAGAAAggattgttgtgtttgtagccgttgtgagaggagagagaaaaaattgttgtttactgagttgtatgattttttttaagtagaaaaattcatttggagttgctatagtgttttctaTATCTAGAAAAGCACTGTAGcagcttcaaaaaaaaattggaaaagtttTGCATTTGGAGAATCTATTGGAACTGATTTTTGGGGTatgttctccaaaaaaataaatttagctaatctattggagatgctctttaTATCTCCAATAGCATTATCTTGTCCCCCAAATTTGGaccttcattcttttcttttggacaCCATTAGGGACATAATTGCAAGGTTGAATAACAAAATGGTGTGATGGTGGGTTTGGCTTTCAGAATACTTATGGCGTGGCATCCAAAGGTGGATTAGGGGATCcaagtttaaatttgaatgaaatcaagACAACAATTTGGCCTGTATTTGATAGATATTAGATAGCAAAAAAGTGAGAGAAGCTAGGGATTTCATCCAATAAGAACATTCGCATCAGCCTAGAAgtatttttagtcaaatttggtcTATAAAGCTattttaatttactaatttgtagATACTCCTACATCAAACTCAATACTCTACCtccaattttatattaaatacttattttattcattattcattattcattatttctttctctctctatttctcacACTCTCTTCCAGTCTTCCTCACCAAATCCTATTgtgtctctttctttatttctcacTCTTCCTCCATGATCACCGAAGCTTTATCTCTTCCTCAATGACCACcaagcctctctctcttcctctcacttcctctcttcctccatgGCCAGTGAGCCCATCGTCGATCTTGCTGTGGGTGGATTGGCAGGGGTGCATGGTGGTATTGATGGCCATGATGGACGGCTCATGGGGTTGGGTTCACTGGGTCTTTGAGTTGGGGCTTTTGATGGCTATTTGTTGTGTTTCTGAAAGCTTGAGGTTGATTTTGGGCGAAGGGTTTAGTGTTGCAATATTTGAGGTTAAcggtttttttggtttgttggtTGTCTGATTCAAAGTGGGTGGAGCGGATCAGATGGTGGGTTGTAGATCTGATGTGGGTTACTACCTTGGTGGTGGAtcgatgagagagagagagaggaataaaaaataaaataaaaataaaaaagagatatactatgtctataacatttttacaacaaatcacagatggttagttattattggttcaaatttgaacctatcactaagattacttttttgctccaacaataacaatcagtaacaactgaccacttaagatttgttgtaaaaatgttgtagacatatcatttcttaaaaaaaatatatatatatatatatattttaacatcaGTGATGAACAGTACCCCACCACAAGTAACGTGGTACTGTTCATTGCGAATCTTTAGATAATATATAGCTATTTTTTTAACATCAGGGTAGTTTAAGCCTGCAGCAGAGTGCTCGCTTACTACcgtgaaattttattttttttgttttaactgTCACTTTAAATAtttcaggggaaaaaaagatttccccttttaaaattaattttaagtaTATAGATCATTTGATGTCTATTACATTCAAGTTGACCAAACAAACAATCAGCAGTATATTGTCCAAAATAGTTACAATCCAACAGAAGATCTTTAATCAAACTGCCTAAAATCACTCATTTATTTTGGTCTAATGACTCTAATCACCACCTACCTATTGGATTATCTGTTACACGATCAGAGAAACATTGGGGGCACAGCTCGAATAAATGGTACCAACTGAAAGCAATACCAAAAAGAAACCATTATCATAATACCTTTGAAAGAACCAGGCATTTCCTACCATTGACTGAGATTGGGATTGCATAAAAAGATCAAGATCTTCGTCTTCATAATCATGAGCAACAATAAGTCAATGATAGCAACAATATTAGATCAGCTAGTCtatcttcttcattttcttttttctttttttgggtttgggtagTCATTTCCAGTGGGATCtggcaaaaatacaaataaatgaaGTGAAATTCCCCAATGCACTCCATTTATTCATAAAGGTAAGAAGAATCACAAGTCAGAACTACACACAATCAATGGTAACTTGAATATTGGAACATGCACCAGAGAGGTTAAGTCTGAAACAACTTCTGATCCAGTAACATAAACCCTGGAATAGTACATATTATAGCCCAGATTAACTTTCTTTTGATAAAAGataaatctcatcatcaaatgAGTATTCTTTTCTACAGCCACCACGTCaaccaaatgaaaaaattatggGTCTCGATTTGACTGTATATTACAAGAACTTACGACTGGGCCTCTCTGCAACTTTTCTGGAATCTTTTCCTGGCTTATACAGGCACCCGCTTACCCCGATACCGGTCAAAGAACTGCACATGGAAAAAGCAAGCAAGCTTACTTATAAAAATCACACTTTGCTGCATGAGTGAAGAGTATGGACTACGGAGAGATTAGAACCACATAGAACTAAAAGTAATGCTTTTACACCAACTAAAGTGAGTGCAAATATTTACACAGCAATACATCCCCTTCATTGAACTGGCACTATTTTCTATATGGATGTTAAATGTAGCAATTCTCCAATAATTTTCCATCATTTTGGAAGGTACTATGGGTTGGGGGTGGAGGGAAGATTGAATATTCTGAAGTCAGTGTTGCACCAATGTGAAAACcactcccccccacccccccaacccaccacccaaaaaataaaaagaacaatgAACAATGTAGCTTGTAGGTGACAAGAACCTCATTATATGATTATGGCATATCAATGATACACAGAGCTGTGAAATTTAGAACTTCTGCCGTAAATGCGATTGCAATGCACATGCTTGTAAAGAATTATGCCCACAAGATGTATTATCATAGATCATCAGTTAGAGGTTACCtatacttttcttttatttaattactaCAATAAATTACCAATCACATCAAGAATTAATGAGATTTGTTGATGCATCTGATCCACAATGATATTTAACAGCTTAATTGCATCTAAACCTGGAATCGAAGTCAAATACAATTAGCAGAACtccccacccccccaccccTCTTCtggttttttttctctccttttgcTCAATTCTGAGCAAACACTCTCACTACTTAGAATACATTGACAAATGTCCAATTAGTtcctttctcttgatttttcaaaaaattaattcctttctcttgtATTTCCATACTTTGCCATATAGATAATCACTTGCTACTTTATAATTGGTGGCATTGTAACTAGCCTTGGGTAACTAAAGCCAAGCTCACCCAGACCCAACAagggttaaaaaataatttatatgaaaactGCTCCTGGCCCTATCAaatacctttcttttttttttataagtgctCCTGGCCCTATCAAATACTCCCTTCATCCTaaattaaatgtatttttttcctttttaagacATCCCAAAATACATGTCCACTAAAGTGGAAAATAGTTACCAATTTCCTATGTTGCCCTCACCTTTTTTGAGCAAAcaaaaaattcttattaaaaGTCGCAGAACCTCTTATATGAAGTAAATGACAATTTAGGAGGAtcaatatattttcatattaatcTATAAAGCACTGCACCACAAGCAAAGTCCAAATGTTAATCTATAAAGCACTGCAccacaaagattttttttaattttttaattggataaaTAAAGCACAGCACCACAAAGaagaataatttttctttcttttgtctaaATGAACTTCCACGAGACTAATTGCTTCAGTCTTTGCCTATATGGTCTTTTATGAATACTAAAGTCTAGCAAAcattcagttaaaaaaataagataagatattacagtttgaatttgaaacaaaaatactataacaaaaCATTTGAGTTCCAAAATAAACATACCGATCTGATATATGGCTGTTGGATCAACCAACCGAGAATAGGTATCCTTTGCAAGAAAACTGCCAGTGTTGGCCAGAAGCCACTGCAAAGTATATTCCATAATCAACTTTAAAATTGCATAATGACAGATTAATGTGAAATACATGGAAGTAAGAATTATACAGACCTGAAGAGTACAATGAACCCGTATGACTCCAAAATCATGCCCACAATTGGCCATCCAATGACAACAAAGAAGAAGCCAACACCAAATGAAATTGTTCCCTGTACAAGCAGAAGGggggaaaaataaatagtgaaaaaGACACGAAGCCATGCATGCATGTGTATGAaagtgttgtgtgtgtgtgtgtgtgtgtgtgtgtgtgtgtgtgtgagagagagagagagagagagagtaaagtgattaaaccttaaaattttgacGCTTCATGAAGAACTGCATGGTAGACTTCGGTCCAATGGTCAGAGTCACCCCTGAGAAGAAGAGTATCTGATTAAGTACACACAAAAGTAAGACTGTTAAATAAGTTTCATGTCAACAAGAAGcaaaagatatatatttattaaaaaagaaaaggaacccAAGCAAGCAAATGCTAAGACTGAGGCACTTACGTTTCCCATGGCAAGCAATCCCTTgtcaaagaagaagataatcCCCAGGAATGAGAAAAATACGCCAAATCCTGTCAGTCCTAATCCAATCTCTGTTTCATTTCACAATTGCAAGTATTAGGGGCAAACGAATTCAAATAGACTAAATATGAAAGCACCAGGCACTACTACAATGTTTTAAAGAACACAGATACAAGACAAGCTAATTCACATGAAAGTACCACATTTACATCTAATTGGCCCCAACATGAAGCAGAGATAGACAAACTCGACATGATTCAAGAATCAAGGCTATGTTCATGTGTATTGAATGTCTCAGATAGAAGAACATAAacctaagaaattttttaagccCCCAAGCAATAGGTCCAGCAGTACTAGAAAGGAATATGACTTTATCACCTAATCCAAAGTCAAGTCACTTGAATCCTATTCCTACTACAGTACACAGAATCATCATTCTAGTTTTGGTGTGGGGAGCTGAACTATATAAAACTTAAGATTGACTCAGATTTAAAACCATCTCAGGGTACTAAAATGCTTATACACAAATCTGCATACAAGGGCCTAAACTCCCCATAGTAATCACTCAACTTTCTTCTATGACTGAAATGCAAGGTCTGCCACCTTCAAGAAAGACCTGAAGAGAATCACCACAAAGGAGGTTTGGCAAAGCTGTAGTAGCTACTGCTCAAAACTCAAGAAAGCATGCAATATTTTAAGACAATCAGCCCTTGTGCAAATGGCACTCCTCCTCTCACAAGTGTGGGTGGAGGGAAAGTTGCTGGTTCAAATCCCATGGGTATGTGACTATGTGTGTAActtatccattaaaaaaaaattcattgagcTATAGTTAACTAGTATTTCCTTCTCCAATTATTATGGGAAGGAGGGTAAGGTCGTGAATTCAAGACCCACTGGGGGGTGATAGCCAAACGATAATGGCATCCTTTGTGATGTCCCATGTCTGTGATTCAAACACCCACCTACCCCACAATCTACCTATCATGGGGGAAAAAAACCCTATTCATTTAACACATTATGTCACCTTTTTAACTGATACATAAACATGTATATATTTCTCAATTGACACTTCCTAGTGTTTCCAACAGGGACGTTCAAGGTTCAATTCCCCCGCCCGCAACTATCGAATTACCAAAGAAACATGTATATACTTCTCAACCATAGAAACATCATAAAGCCGGTTACCAAAACTAAATATTCAGTGTCATAACTATAAATTAAAGACCCAAAGCATCAGAGTATTTCATACAAGCACTAACTCAATGCTGAAAGCAAAACTTAAAGGAAGATAATTGCaagattataattataaatctTCTTAAGCAAAGCACATATACAACCTCGATGAACTTAGGTTAGGTCAGTTTTATCTACATAACCAAAATTTGTAAGCTAATCTTTCTCAAATGTACTTATAATAAGCTTATTCCAACTCTATTCTCAGCAATACATATCATTTCCATATTCAATCAAAGCACACAAAATAAACACTGTAACTTCAAagtttttaatctctttctccaaaaacataactaatatatcaaaaaaaaattgcactcaCTCTTTCGGTCATTCATCTCAAAGGAAACCATTTTTTCGATGATTCAGGTAAGCCTAGGGTTCACTGCACCACAAAAGAGTAATATTCGAATtgaaatgagagaaagaaataatcgAATTAGGGCTTGGATTTGGAAACTACGTATTCATAGAAGATCTGGATGTAATAGTACCAGTTCGGTGAATCTGAAGAAGGAGCGAACTCGATTCGATGGCGAAGATATTTGCGAGGACCTACAAAACAGAGATTTAAATCGAACGAATCGTTAGAAACAGAGATTAAACTGAGTCCAAaactctgtttggttgccgataaaataatagagaaatagTAAGTGAAAACTTAGCCCTAAGTTTTCTCTTTCATTCAATACGGttttctcagtaaccaaacaggAAGGGCAAAGTaattgcagagagagagagagagagaacctgtGAGTGTGATGcgcacaaagagagagagagagagagagagacagacagagagagagagggcgaGAGAATAGCAGAAATGGCTATCAAAGAGAGAGGCGCGTGAAAGTCACGAAATATGCGTGTCAGTTTCTCTAAGAAGCAATGAGATATAACTAAGTAACGAACTTGTTATAAAAGAACATTTTATTTATACTCCATTTATATAGTGCTAAAGCCTTATGGGCTAAGCCTAGTGATGCTGTTAAACCAATTGAAAACGAGGGAGGACGGTAGAGAAGTTGAATTGGCAATTTCTTTGCAACTGCAGTGGATGCTTTCCAGGGAAGGAGGGAGACTTGGACTCGGGGAAATGGACcccctatttttattttatttttttttaattttattaatatatacatagtatcaattttagtaattttatactataaaattacactttacctgTAACattatcattgatttttttttaaatactaccCTCGCCAAAAacttttctataacatttttataaactgttgagatagtaaaattttattggtttatatTTAGGCTATCACTTAtctcacatttttacttactaataaccattcacaacattaataatttataaaaaagtttgtaattttagaatttCCCTCTTTTTAAAGGCCAGGTCTAAAATttaaagcaaaataaacaagccaaaaaaattattcaacaataaaaattaccaatagtaaagctAAAAACAGTTAAACTCAATCAatcaattttacccaaaacaaacaacctgactctttaaataaatttaaacaaaataattttgtccttatctggatgcacacataaaaaagaaaaaaaaaaaaaaccattagcTGCTAAACAACTGAGCTGGAAGCTAGAGCCACCGCGCATAACTAACAGCAAAGCTACCCTCCCTAACTTCAAGTCATGGCTCCGTCCCTGATGCTTTTGGTATTTAAATTCTGTCTCCTTCACTgaaactattgaattataaaaataaataaataaaatggctAACAAACTATTTAAGAAAAGTTTTAACactatttttataagaaatataaaaagtcgccaaaatttttaacttttcttttcttttcccataaaatttaatatatatatatatatatatatatatatcctaaacCAATATCCTTAAGACATCTATTAACATTTCTCATTAaactaatatattaataatatcaaatttaatACCAAATTGTACCGTGAAAGAGAGAAATGAAGCCTTTTTTCAAACCAAATAATGACCTCTCGATTCTCTTTTGCAATACTAGTAAGAGTTTAGTGTCTTTATAAGGATAAAATTTGACAACATACTCGGTTGTACCCTAAAACTATAACTCAactacatatttatttatttgacataaatttttgacaaatccaccattggattacattttgaACAAAGTTTTGtcacaaaattggttataatctaatgctttgtttgtttcgttggaaaactttttgtaaaaataggTTTCcacattttttagtatttggtagcacacaaaaaaattggtcaacggaaaactatctttagttAACGAAaaaccttaataaaaataagacttattttttataagttgttttccaaaaaaaaaaaattggaaaacaatctctctctctctctctctcatgataagctctctcactttttctcttccctttactttttttttttcctcacaccCCCACTGTCACTAATTCTGGTCTCTCCTCTTcccatagatctctctctctatctgtctctcttctctcttttctccatgtttctCTTGCCCTCTATaacacaggtttgagtccgaaaaccatgcaataccttggttttgtccaaaacttgattttttaagtagttggtttccccataggtttgagtccgaggaccatgcaataccttagttctgtccaaaacttgatttttaaatagttggtttccccataggtttaagtccgaggaccatgcaataccttggttctgtctaaaacttgatttttaagtagttggtttccccgtaagtttgagtccgaggaccatgcaataccttggttctgtcaaaaacttgatttttaagtagttagtttccccataggtttgagtccgaagaccatgcaataccttggttctgtccaaaactcagttttttaagtagttggtttccccataggtttgagtccgaggaccatgcaataccttggttctgtccaaaacttgatttttaagtagttggttatttttaagtagttggtttccccataggtttgagttcgaggaccatgcaataccttgattctgtccaaaactcagttttttaagtagttggtttccccagaggtttgagtccgaggaccatgcaataccttagttctgtccaaaactcagttttttaagtagttggtttccccataggtttgagtccgaggactatgcaataccttagttctgtctaaaacttgatttttaggtagttggtttccccataggtttgaatcagaggaccatgcaataccttggttttgtccaaaacttgatttttaagtagttggtttccccataggtttgactccgaggaccatgcaatacattggttttgtccaaaacttgattttttaagtagttggtttccccataggtttgagtccaaggaccatgcaataccttggttctgtccaaaacttgatttttaagtagttggtttccccataggtttgagttcgaggaccatgcaataccttggttctgtccaaaacttgattttaaagtagttgggggaattaacccctcagctatggcgtgggaccttggtttagagggattagctcctcggccaagctcctagaaccatccgtgctgttgacgctacgaagcgcaacccctagtgaagaaacgtagcccctagtggaactttacgctagaacactacatCCGGCTGTTGGAAATGATGTGAGGAATTGTCTCAACCCACCACCTGTACCAAGACACAAGCCTTttccacagacagcgccaattgtaaggacacaatttataacgacccaaaatgatgttgggttcgcacatatgaaaggcccaaacaatatcatttgtagagcatgggtttgaaaagTTAGGTCTTGGTCACTAAACAGTGGTTtgtcgtggtgttcatatagaattaaatcgtgttcgctcgaggagtctttctcctagaggcggactaggaggctctggtttttggccatttttcccagccctctTTTCCGAATCGCTTGTTCCTCTTTTTATATTAACCTgtattccttatccttcgtccatgTGTAGGATTgactttccaaggctgatacttatcccatcagcccatacccaaagtggttgggggtggttgtaaaagctgaagagcatggctctaccaggtgcagagtattgaatggcagtaatagcagctttccctttgtccttggtcgttatactatccagcgtctcCTTCTCTATTGTCataaatattttagatttttttctcaaactgttcctataccatttttgccctttcttccagGAGGACCTcagatatgccgaggacagaatcatcctcggctatgtctcaaaATTATTTGGACTTTAATTACACATCCTCGGCCATACCCTTCCTCGACTCGGGCCTTGgaccccaatgtaaaaatgggccaggacCACAAATTATCGGGCCCCACATGAACCATTTCAGAAAAACTttaatgctgaaacaaacagaacataagactacaaccttacttcatatcattaacattactacatatttcaatatcattaacattactacatatttcgAAAAGCTAACCATtagattgcatattctttacgttcttaatacatatgtcaaattttgtgtcaatc contains:
- the LOC115993975 gene encoding vesicle transport protein GOT1-like, with amino-acid sequence MVSFEMNDRKKIGLGLTGFGVFFSFLGIIFFFDKGLLAMGNILFFSGVTLTIGPKSTMQFFMKRQNFKGTISFGVGFFFVVIGWPIVGMILESYGFIVLFSGFWPTLAVFLQRIPILGWLIQQPYIRSFFDRYRGKRVPV